In a single window of the Sphingosinicella microcystinivorans genome:
- a CDS encoding S9 family peptidase — protein MKERSVMVRGWFLAGLAALAASLLPHGAHAAAVEAPAALTVSGVPAVPATLMEQAKPYLEYRSARLLGWHPVRRSVLIGARLDDSRQLYEVAAPGAAPRRLTFGEEPVLAGEFAPVSGDVTLALADRQGDEQYQIFRVDGGRMVSLTGEDGRNLGIRWTADGKRIGYSTTRRTGLDTDLHIMDPRDPATDKLVMEGRGGGWSFADFSADGKRALLYNYISVAISRLFEIDLETRQLRALVPPTAEPFAFGSARYGPGGRILAVTDFGAEHRYLAEIDRATGLPRRLNPETGWSVEDFRVDPEGRFLVYVVNENGLSRLRLLDLATGRPRPAPALPGGVISGLSVAPWGEVGVSLSTASSPGDVWSFDPDRLDLTRWTESGAGLPPGVEPEIVTVESFDGLAVSGLLYRPDPACFPGPRPLAMIFHGGPEGQSRPGFLGRSNHMVNELGIALFFPNVRGSTGYGKRFVALDDGPFRREDAVRDVGAFLKRLRRDPGIDPARMAVSGASYGGYMTLASLIRYPKDFRAGVSIVGISDFVTFLEGTGEYRRDLRRLEYGDERDPAERRKLKAISPLTRAHRIRAPLLVVSGANDPRVPPSEADQIVAALRARGGTAWHVAAADEGHGFEKKPNADYQFLATVLFWQRYLLGTAPDTLASR, from the coding sequence GTGAAAGAACGAAGCGTCATGGTCCGGGGGTGGTTCTTAGCAGGTCTTGCAGCGCTTGCCGCAAGCCTTCTCCCGCACGGTGCCCACGCAGCGGCGGTGGAGGCGCCCGCGGCGCTGACGGTGAGCGGCGTGCCTGCCGTGCCCGCCACGCTGATGGAGCAGGCGAAGCCCTATCTCGAATACCGCTCGGCGCGGCTGCTCGGCTGGCACCCGGTGCGCCGCTCGGTGCTGATCGGCGCGCGCCTCGACGACAGCCGCCAGCTCTACGAGGTTGCCGCGCCGGGCGCCGCGCCGCGCCGGCTCACCTTCGGCGAGGAGCCGGTACTGGCCGGGGAATTCGCGCCGGTCTCCGGCGACGTGACGCTGGCGCTCGCGGACCGGCAGGGCGACGAGCAGTACCAGATCTTCCGCGTCGACGGGGGCCGCATGGTCAGCCTGACCGGCGAGGACGGGCGCAACCTCGGCATCCGCTGGACGGCGGACGGCAAGCGCATCGGCTATTCGACGACGCGGCGCACCGGCCTCGACACCGATCTCCACATCATGGACCCGCGCGACCCTGCGACCGACAAGCTGGTGATGGAGGGGCGCGGCGGCGGCTGGAGCTTCGCGGACTTTTCGGCGGACGGAAAACGCGCGCTCCTCTACAACTACATCTCGGTCGCGATCAGCCGCCTGTTCGAGATCGACCTCGAAACGCGCCAGCTCCGGGCGCTGGTGCCGCCCACCGCCGAGCCGTTCGCGTTCGGATCGGCGCGCTACGGCCCGGGAGGACGCATCCTCGCCGTCACCGATTTCGGCGCGGAGCACCGCTATCTCGCCGAGATCGACCGGGCGACGGGCCTGCCGCGCAGGCTCAATCCCGAGACCGGTTGGTCGGTGGAGGACTTCCGCGTCGATCCCGAGGGCCGCTTCCTCGTCTACGTGGTGAACGAGAACGGCCTGTCGCGTCTGCGCCTCCTCGACCTCGCGACCGGACGGCCGCGCCCGGCGCCCGCGCTGCCCGGCGGCGTCATCAGCGGGTTGTCGGTCGCGCCGTGGGGCGAGGTCGGGGTTTCGCTGTCCACCGCGTCCTCGCCCGGCGACGTGTGGTCGTTCGATCCCGACCGGCTCGACCTCACGCGCTGGACGGAAAGCGGCGCGGGCCTGCCGCCGGGCGTCGAGCCCGAGATCGTCACGGTGGAGAGCTTCGACGGGCTTGCCGTTTCCGGGCTGCTCTACCGGCCCGATCCGGCCTGCTTTCCGGGGCCGCGCCCGCTGGCGATGATCTTCCACGGCGGGCCGGAGGGGCAGTCGCGCCCCGGCTTCCTCGGGCGCAGCAACCACATGGTGAACGAACTCGGCATCGCGCTGTTCTTCCCGAACGTGCGCGGCTCGACGGGCTACGGCAAGCGCTTCGTCGCGCTCGACGACGGGCCGTTCCGCCGCGAGGACGCGGTGCGCGACGTCGGCGCGTTCCTGAAACGCCTGCGTCGCGATCCCGGCATCGACCCGGCGCGCATGGCGGTGAGCGGCGCGTCCTACGGCGGCTACATGACGCTCGCCTCGCTGATCCGCTACCCGAAGGACTTCCGCGCGGGCGTCAGCATCGTCGGCATCTCCGACTTCGTGACCTTCCTCGAAGGCACCGGCGAATACCGCCGCGACCTCCGCCGCCTCGAATACGGCGACGAGCGCGATCCCGCCGAGCGGCGCAAGCTGAAGGCGATCTCGCCGCTGACGCGCGCGCACCGCATCCGCGCGCCGCTGCTCGTCGTCAGCGGCGCCAACGACCCGCGCGTGCCGCCCTCGGAAGCCGACCAGATCGTCGCCGCGCTCCGCGCGCGCGGCGGCACGGCGTGGCACGTGGCCGCGGCGGACGAGGGACACGGCTTCGAGAAGAAACCCAATGCCGACTACCAGTTTCTCGCCACTGTGCTGTTCTGGCAACGCTACCTGCTGGGGACTGCACCCGATACCCTTGCAAGCCGTTGA
- a CDS encoding MBL fold metallo-hydrolase — translation MTSDPRPLAAAIVPVTPLEQNCTLLWCTRTMRGAFVDPGGDLDKLKAAAAQYGITIEKLLVTHGHIDHCGLTGVLAAELGVPIEGPHPEDKFWIDMAGSVGQQYGIAGAAPFTPDRWLHGGDKVTVGDLTLDVYHCPGHTPGHVIFHHPESRLAIVGDVLFQGSIGRTDFPKGNHQALIDSIRTQLWPLGDDTAFVPGHGPMSTFGHERRSNPFVADAVLARA, via the coding sequence ATGACCTCCGATCCCCGCCCCTTGGCAGCCGCGATCGTTCCGGTGACGCCGCTGGAGCAGAATTGCACGTTGCTGTGGTGCACGCGCACGATGCGGGGCGCGTTCGTCGACCCGGGCGGCGACCTCGACAAGCTGAAGGCGGCGGCGGCACAGTACGGCATCACCATCGAGAAGCTGCTGGTGACGCACGGCCATATCGACCACTGCGGGCTCACCGGCGTGCTCGCCGCCGAGCTCGGCGTGCCCATCGAGGGGCCGCATCCCGAAGACAAGTTCTGGATCGACATGGCGGGCAGCGTCGGCCAGCAGTACGGCATCGCGGGCGCCGCGCCGTTCACGCCCGACCGCTGGCTCCACGGCGGCGACAAGGTGACGGTGGGCGACCTCACGCTCGATGTCTATCACTGCCCGGGCCACACGCCCGGCCACGTCATCTTCCATCACCCGGAGAGCCGCCTCGCCATCGTCGGCGACGTGCTGTTCCAGGGCTCGATCGGCCGCACCGACTTCCCGAAGGGCAATCACCAGGCGCTGATCGACTCCATCCGCACGCAGCTCTGGCCGCTCGGCGACGACACGGCGTTCGTGCCGGGGCACGGTCCGATGTCCACGTTCGGGCACGAGCGACGATCGAATCCGTTCGTCGCGGATGCGGTTCTGGCACGCGCCTGA
- the rpmF gene encoding 50S ribosomal protein L32 gives MAVPKRKTTPSRRNMRRSHHALSAATFQECSNCGELKLPHNVCGACGFYNGREVVEAGA, from the coding sequence ATGGCTGTCCCCAAGAGAAAAACCACGCCGTCGCGGCGGAATATGCGTCGTAGCCATCATGCGCTCAGCGCCGCGACGTTCCAGGAATGCTCCAACTGCGGCGAGCTCAAGCTGCCGCACAACGTTTGCGGAGCCTGCGGCTTCTACAACGGCCGAGAGGTTGTCGAAGCCGGCGCGTAA
- the plsX gene encoding phosphate acyltransferase PlsX, whose amino-acid sequence MTAAPVIALDVMGGDGGPAVTIAAAEIARTRHPDIRFRLYGREDAIHAELAKAPLVARDAVVVHTDGEILGTDKPSQVLRRARHSSMGLAVDAVKAGEAQAAVSAGNTGALMAIAKLGLKTMPGIDRPALAALLPTAKTDSVMLDLGANTECDSENLVQFAVMGAAFARTVLGLASPRVALLNIGEEDLKGTDELKHAAALLRSADLPMQFAGFVEGDKIGKGDVDVIVSDGFSGNIALKTAEGTARLVVELLTRAFRSSIFSMAGFFMSRGALRSLRSHLDPNAHNGAVFLGLNGLVVKSHGGATAQGFANAIRVAHDLVVDDIAHRIREDLDNFQAHRGAPSAIQAAQ is encoded by the coding sequence ATGACGGCCGCGCCTGTCATCGCACTTGACGTCATGGGGGGCGACGGCGGTCCGGCAGTGACCATCGCCGCCGCCGAGATCGCGCGGACGCGCCATCCCGACATCCGCTTCCGGCTCTACGGCCGCGAGGATGCCATCCACGCCGAGCTGGCGAAGGCGCCGCTCGTCGCCCGGGACGCGGTCGTCGTGCATACGGACGGCGAAATCCTCGGCACCGACAAGCCGAGCCAGGTGCTGCGCCGCGCGCGCCATTCCTCGATGGGCCTCGCCGTCGACGCCGTGAAGGCCGGGGAGGCGCAGGCCGCCGTTTCGGCGGGCAACACCGGCGCGCTGATGGCGATCGCCAAGCTCGGCCTCAAGACCATGCCGGGTATCGACCGGCCCGCGCTCGCCGCGCTGCTGCCGACCGCGAAAACCGATTCCGTGATGCTCGACCTCGGCGCCAATACCGAGTGCGATTCCGAGAACCTCGTGCAGTTCGCCGTGATGGGCGCCGCCTTCGCGCGCACCGTGCTCGGCCTCGCCTCGCCGCGCGTCGCGCTGCTCAACATCGGCGAGGAGGACCTGAAGGGCACGGACGAGCTGAAGCACGCCGCCGCGCTGCTGCGCTCCGCCGACCTTCCCATGCAGTTCGCGGGTTTCGTGGAGGGCGACAAGATCGGCAAGGGCGACGTCGACGTCATCGTCAGCGACGGCTTTTCCGGCAACATCGCGCTCAAGACGGCGGAGGGCACCGCGCGCCTCGTCGTCGAGCTTCTGACCCGCGCGTTCAGGAGCAGCATTTTCTCGATGGCCGGTTTCTTCATGTCGCGCGGCGCGCTCCGTTCGCTGCGCAGCCACCTCGATCCCAACGCGCACAACGGCGCGGTCTTCCTCGGCCTCAACGGCCTCGTCGTGAAGAGCCACGGCGGCGCGACCGCGCAGGGTTTCGCCAACGCCATCCGCGTCGCGCACGACCTCGTCGTGGACGACATCGCCCACCGCATCCGCGAGGACCTCGACAACTTCCAGGCGCACCGCGGCGCGCCGAGCGCGATACAGGCCGCGCAATGA
- a CDS encoding beta-ketoacyl-ACP synthase III encodes MTGATPRTIVTGTGSYLPARIVSNAELSETVDTSDEWIVERSGIRQRHIAADGELTSDLAVAAAREALKAAWREPSEIDLIIVATATPDQTFPATATTVQEKLGIPDCVAFDVAAVCSGFLYALTVADAMLRAGPMRHALVIGAETFSRLLDWEDRTTCVLFGDGAGAVVLERSEGNGDADDRGILAARLHADGRHNQLLYVDGGPSSTGTVGKVRMKGKEVFRHAVTNLASVMTETLEAAGCKAEDVAWVIPHQANLRILEGTARKLGLDIDQVIVTVDRHANTSAASVPLALDAAVRDGRIKSGDLLLLEAMGGGFTWGAAALRW; translated from the coding sequence ATGACGGGAGCGACACCGCGCACCATCGTCACCGGCACCGGCAGCTACCTGCCGGCGCGGATCGTCTCCAACGCCGAACTGTCGGAGACCGTCGACACCAGCGACGAGTGGATCGTCGAGCGCTCGGGCATCCGCCAGCGTCACATCGCGGCGGACGGCGAGCTGACCTCCGACCTCGCGGTCGCGGCTGCGCGCGAGGCGCTGAAGGCGGCGTGGCGCGAGCCCTCGGAGATCGACCTCATCATCGTCGCGACGGCGACGCCCGACCAGACGTTCCCGGCGACGGCGACGACCGTTCAGGAAAAGCTCGGCATCCCCGACTGCGTGGCGTTCGACGTCGCCGCCGTCTGCTCCGGCTTCCTCTATGCGCTGACCGTCGCCGACGCGATGCTGCGCGCCGGGCCGATGCGCCATGCGCTCGTCATCGGCGCGGAGACGTTCAGCCGCCTGCTCGACTGGGAGGACCGCACCACCTGCGTGCTGTTCGGCGACGGCGCGGGCGCGGTGGTGCTCGAACGCTCCGAGGGCAACGGCGACGCCGACGACCGCGGCATCCTCGCGGCGCGGCTCCACGCCGACGGGCGGCACAACCAGCTTCTCTACGTCGACGGCGGCCCGTCCTCGACCGGCACGGTCGGCAAGGTCCGCATGAAGGGCAAGGAGGTGTTCCGCCACGCCGTCACCAACCTCGCCTCGGTGATGACCGAGACGCTGGAGGCGGCGGGCTGCAAGGCGGAGGACGTGGCGTGGGTGATCCCGCACCAGGCGAACCTGCGCATCCTCGAAGGCACGGCGCGGAAGCTCGGGCTCGACATCGACCAGGTGATCGTCACGGTGGACCGGCACGCCAACACGTCGGCGGCGTCGGTGCCGCTCGCGCTCGATGCCGCCGTGCGCGACGGGCGCATCAAGTCCGGCGACCTGCTGCTGCTCGAGGCGATGGGCGGCGGCTTCACGTGGGGCGCCGCCGCGCTGCGCTGGTAG
- a CDS encoding integration host factor subunit alpha, with protein MDKSSTLTRAELGEAVHNTIGLSRAESSQLVETVLDKVSDALIAGENVKISSFGSFILRDKNRRIGRNPKTGEEVPIEPRRVLTFRPSQILRERINEGA; from the coding sequence ATGGACAAGTCTTCGACATTGACGCGCGCCGAGCTCGGCGAGGCTGTCCACAATACCATCGGTCTGTCGCGTGCGGAGTCCTCGCAGCTCGTCGAAACCGTGCTCGACAAGGTGTCGGACGCGCTGATCGCGGGCGAGAACGTGAAGATCTCCTCGTTCGGCAGCTTCATCCTGCGCGACAAGAACCGCCGCATCGGGCGCAACCCCAAGACGGGCGAGGAAGTGCCGATCGAGCCGCGCCGCGTGCTCACCTTCCGTCCGAGCCAGATCCTGCGCGAACGCATCAACGAAGGCGCATGA
- a CDS encoding MerR family transcriptional regulator, which produces MADKSADAFRTISEVAETIGVPQHVLRFWETRFPAVKPLKRGGNRRYYRPEDVELLRVINRLLYTDGYTIKGVQKLLKDKGPKGLLAEDAPVPAVPATPTAKLPDARGLAAFLASPAPSAAIDAAFVTSLRAIRDRLAGALAQG; this is translated from the coding sequence ATGGCGGACAAGAGCGCCGACGCCTTCCGCACCATCAGCGAGGTCGCCGAGACGATCGGCGTGCCGCAGCACGTGCTCCGCTTCTGGGAGACGCGCTTCCCGGCGGTGAAGCCCTTGAAGCGCGGCGGCAACCGCCGCTACTATCGCCCTGAAGACGTTGAACTTCTGCGCGTCATCAACCGCCTGCTCTACACCGACGGCTACACGATCAAGGGCGTGCAGAAGCTGCTGAAGGACAAGGGGCCGAAGGGGCTGCTCGCGGAAGATGCGCCGGTGCCGGCCGTCCCGGCAACGCCGACGGCCAAGCTCCCCGACGCAAGGGGCCTTGCCGCGTTTCTGGCGTCCCCGGCGCCGTCGGCGGCGATCGACGCGGCGTTCGTCACCTCGCTACGCGCGATCCGCGACCGTCTGGCCGGTGCGCTCGCGCAGGGCTGA